A region from the Euleptes europaea isolate rEulEur1 chromosome 13, rEulEur1.hap1, whole genome shotgun sequence genome encodes:
- the RBM41 gene encoding RNA-binding protein 41, which produces MKRVNSSSLSGEDLLLEDLETEGERQLKSLLHHQLDTSASIEECVSKRQRFAPAALYKPFGEEAAGSHSLPQFQALQESNKEIASLRELGLSESEIYLWKNRASAAKSSGLGAAPEAMRDRIQAIQEKIAERQRILSLPQRFAGSKELSRREMEIENALFQGTDRHSFLRMLYHQDEVKQKATHEKDPMAHLETVYQEILSQGQPELAQPSTSDTSPSCSGTPSTSLVGQDLTPQSASGPVKVTELVEFVPEEEIIKNRLSEEEIRKIPRFSSYNPGEPNKVLYLKNLSPRVTVKHLVSLFARFQEKDGPEIHFRMLSGRMRGQAFVTFPSVLMAQAALKLVNGFSLLGKPLVIEFGRNKAGQLHPDSAPALNSSSSSSL; this is translated from the exons ATGAAGAG agtcaacagcagcagccTTAGTGGGGAGGATCTCCTCTTGGAAGATTTGGAAACTGAAGGAGAGAGGCAGCTCAAGAGCCTTCTGCATCATCAGCTTGACACATCTGCTTCCATTGAGGA GTGTGTGTCCAAGCGCCAGCGCTTTGCACCTGCAGCTCTGTACAAGCCCTTTGGTGAAGAAGCTGCAGGGTCTCATAGCTTACCCCAGTTCCAGGCTCTGCAGGAGAGCAACAAGGAGATTGCCTCTCTCAGGGAGCTTGGCCTCTCAGAGTCTGAGATCTACCTCTGGAAGAACCGTGCATCAGCAGCCAAG AGTTCTGGGCTTGGGGCAGCCCCTGAAGCAATGCGGGACAGGATACAGGCTATCCAGGAGAAGATTGCAGAGCGCCAACGCATCCTCTCCTTGCCACAGCGATTTGCAGGCAGCAAAGAGCTGAGCAGGCGTGAGATGGAAATAGAGAATGCTCTTTTCCAGGGCACAGACCGCCATTCCTTCCTGAGGATGCTCTATCACCAAG ATGAGGTTAAGCAGAAAGCCACGCATGAGAAGGACCCAATGGCTCACCTGGAGACAGTTTATCAAGAAATACTCAGCCAAGGGCAGCCAGAATTGGCCCAGCCTTCCACAAGTGATACAAGCCCTTCTTGCTCTGGGACCCCTAGCACCTCTCTGGTGGGGCAAGACTTGACCCCGCAGTCTGCTTCAGGGCCTGTGAAGGTGACAGAACTGGTAGAGTTTGTCCCAGAAGAGGAGATCATAAAGAATCGTCTCTCAGAGGAAGAAATCCGCAAGATCCCCAGGTTTTCCTCCTATAACCCTGGTGAGCCGAACAAG GTATTGTATCTGAAGAACCTCAGCCCTCGGGTGACGGTGAAGCATCTGGTGTCGTTGTTCGCAAGGTTCCAGGAAAAGGATGGCCCAGAGATTCATTTCCGCATGCTGAGTGGGCGCATGAGAGGGCAGGCCTTTGTCACATTTCCTA GTGTCTTGATGGCGCAGGCTGCGTTGAAACTGGTGAATGGGTTCAGCCTGCTGGGGAAGCCACTTGTGATCGAATTCGGGAGAAACAAAGCAGGCCAGCTACATCCTGACTCGGCACCTGCACTGAATTCCAGTAGCTCCAGTTCACTGTAG